A window from Actinomycetospora corticicola encodes these proteins:
- a CDS encoding FAD-dependent monooxygenase codes for MTRVLISGASIAGPTLGLWLARYGFEVTIVEQAPAVRPGGQAVDFKGETHLTVLRRMGLLDDVERLATGGGGDGRIVDAEGRTLGITPAAFSGGDIEVRRGDLAQLLVERTSATCRYVFDDSITALHETPDGVDVTFRRSPSQTFDLVVGADGIHSTVRRLAFGPESDYVTHLGHYYALLEVGGELVAGDEMYNEPGRMAATGGPKAPAFFVFRSDPLGVERGDVEAQKQALRDAYCGAAWKVPQLLEALPDAQGFHLDSISRVHVDRYSRGRVVLVGDAAYGNALGGFGTGLAVVGAYVLAGELMTAGGDVAAAFAAYDRTFRGYAKVAAKVNAGALLAPSTRPRIWLRNKLFSVAPLFSRVMALMDRFATDIELEDYPSTASTSTV; via the coding sequence ATGACACGCGTCCTCATCAGCGGAGCCAGCATCGCCGGCCCCACCCTCGGCCTCTGGCTCGCGCGGTACGGGTTCGAGGTGACGATCGTCGAGCAGGCGCCGGCCGTCCGACCCGGCGGGCAGGCCGTCGACTTCAAGGGCGAGACCCACCTGACGGTGCTGCGTCGGATGGGCCTTCTCGACGACGTCGAGCGGCTCGCCACCGGCGGTGGCGGCGACGGCCGGATCGTCGACGCCGAGGGCCGGACCCTCGGCATCACCCCGGCGGCCTTCAGCGGCGGCGACATCGAGGTCCGCCGGGGCGATCTCGCGCAGCTGCTCGTCGAGCGCACGTCCGCGACCTGCCGCTACGTCTTCGACGACAGCATCACCGCGCTGCACGAGACGCCCGACGGGGTCGACGTGACGTTCCGCCGCTCGCCGTCGCAGACCTTCGACCTCGTCGTCGGCGCCGACGGCATCCACTCCACGGTCCGCCGTCTCGCGTTCGGCCCGGAGTCGGACTACGTGACCCACCTCGGCCACTACTACGCCCTGCTCGAGGTCGGTGGTGAGCTGGTCGCGGGCGACGAGATGTACAACGAGCCCGGCCGCATGGCCGCGACCGGCGGACCCAAGGCACCGGCCTTCTTCGTCTTCCGGTCCGACCCGCTCGGCGTCGAACGCGGCGACGTCGAGGCGCAGAAGCAGGCGCTGCGCGACGCCTACTGCGGTGCTGCGTGGAAGGTCCCGCAGCTGCTCGAGGCCCTCCCCGACGCGCAAGGCTTCCACCTCGACTCCATCAGCCGGGTGCACGTCGACCGGTACTCCCGCGGGCGGGTCGTGCTCGTCGGCGACGCCGCCTACGGCAACGCGCTCGGCGGCTTCGGCACCGGCCTCGCCGTCGTGGGCGCCTACGTCCTCGCGGGGGAGCTCATGACGGCGGGTGGCGATGTTGCGGCCGCGTTCGCGGCGTACGACCGCACGTTCCGCGGCTACGCGAAGGTCGCGGCCAAGGTGAACGCCGGCGCGCTGTTGGCGCCGTCGACCCGCCCGCGCATCTGGCTGCGGAACAAGCTCTTCTCGGTCGCGCCGCTGTTCAGCCGCGTCATGGCACTGATGGACCGCTTCGCGACCGACATCGAACTGGAGGACTACCCCTCGACGGCGTCGACCAGCACCGTGTAG
- a CDS encoding TetR family transcriptional regulator: MAGLRERKKAETRQRIADVAAHLFATQGFDAVAMTDVARAADVSEQTVYNYFPAKQDLALDRADAIRQRLHDLVVDRPRGTSPAVALQVVVFEDIARARTDDLAEQRGQFFALCAGSPVVRRFGLEVRDGQVGALRDALAVTDPSLHPGLAHVHASALVAILQFVGDAIGAAVLRDTRPAADLEDTARVAIADLDAHFHQLVHREAHP; this comes from the coding sequence GTGGCCGGGTTGCGGGAGCGCAAGAAGGCCGAGACGCGGCAGCGCATCGCCGATGTCGCGGCGCACCTGTTCGCGACGCAGGGGTTCGACGCCGTCGCGATGACCGACGTCGCCCGCGCGGCCGACGTCTCCGAGCAGACCGTCTACAACTACTTCCCGGCGAAGCAGGACCTCGCCCTCGACCGCGCCGACGCCATCCGACAGCGCCTCCACGACCTCGTCGTCGACCGGCCCAGGGGCACCAGCCCGGCGGTCGCGCTGCAGGTCGTGGTGTTCGAGGACATCGCGCGGGCCCGGACGGACGACCTGGCCGAGCAGCGCGGGCAGTTCTTCGCTCTGTGTGCCGGCAGCCCGGTGGTCCGGCGCTTCGGGCTGGAGGTCCGCGACGGCCAGGTCGGCGCACTCCGCGACGCCCTCGCCGTCACCGACCCGTCGTTGCACCCGGGCCTGGCCCACGTCCACGCGTCGGCGCTCGTCGCGATCCTCCAGTTCGTCGGGGACGCCATCGGGGCCGCGGTCCTCCGTGACACCCGTCCCGCCGCCGACCTCGAGGACACCGCCCGCGTCGCGATCGCCGACCTCGACGCCCACTTCCACCAGCTCGTGCACCGAGAGGCCCACCCATGA
- a CDS encoding PIN domain-containing protein: protein MGLLLDTHVLLWWLADAPELSDDLKERLDLDPDVHVSAVTVWEISLKQALGKLTGPSDLPEIVERAGFRPLPVTSRHGIAAGRLPLLHRDPFDRMLVAQALSEGLTLATRDHDVQRYDVDLLRL from the coding sequence GTGGGCCTCCTCCTCGACACCCACGTCCTGCTCTGGTGGCTCGCCGACGCACCAGAGCTCTCGGACGACCTGAAGGAGCGACTCGATCTCGACCCCGACGTCCACGTCAGCGCCGTGACCGTCTGGGAGATCAGCCTCAAGCAGGCCCTCGGCAAGCTCACGGGTCCGTCCGACCTCCCGGAGATCGTCGAGCGAGCCGGTTTCCGCCCCCTTCCCGTCACGTCCAGGCACGGCATCGCCGCGGGTCGACTCCCACTCTTGCACCGCGATCCGTTCGATCGCATGTTGGTCGCTCAGGCGCTCAGCGAGGGCCTGACGCTGGCGACCCGTGACCACGATGTCCAGCGCTACGACGTCGACCTCCTCCGCCTCTGA
- a CDS encoding type II toxin-antitoxin system Phd/YefM family antitoxin, with protein sequence MTADHGAQAFNIHEAKTNLSRIIERVERGEEVVISRAGTPVAKVVPLEPRARRTARGSLAGRIDLTGDWDSAETNEAIARDFGLAP encoded by the coding sequence ATGACTGCCGACCATGGCGCGCAGGCGTTCAACATCCACGAGGCGAAGACGAACCTCTCCCGCATCATCGAGCGGGTCGAGCGAGGCGAGGAGGTCGTCATCAGCCGCGCGGGGACACCGGTGGCAAAGGTCGTTCCACTCGAACCGCGTGCACGGCGGACCGCCCGCGGCTCATTGGCCGGTCGGATCGACCTCACCGGCGACTGGGACTCCGCCGAGACCAACGAGGCCATCGCTCGCGACTTCGGCCTCGCACCCTGA
- a CDS encoding DUF4190 domain-containing protein produces the protein MTQGIAGSRHGRNVGQTADSPFDDALTTPIRIPQAVTPVARPQVPVQRVAGPQQQVPAPQPQAFVPPHPPTPQLPPQANGLATAGLVVGIIAAVLSFIPFVGTVSWVLAPIGLVLSLVGLIKSGKARSGRGKSIAGLVLGVVALLMCILYTAVFVGSVNSVAQQSAAVHQVTYEVTTAKKSNVTVTYSQSQNDDLAMASVADAAAPWSADAQVSGLMGPNMTATLSPDLDNPGRSDTITCTIREDGVQVAQNSAKGPNASVTCAK, from the coding sequence ATGACGCAGGGAATCGCAGGATCGCGGCACGGTCGGAACGTCGGGCAGACGGCGGACTCGCCGTTCGACGACGCGCTGACGACGCCGATCCGCATTCCGCAGGCGGTCACCCCGGTCGCTCGCCCGCAGGTCCCGGTGCAGCGCGTCGCCGGGCCGCAGCAGCAGGTCCCGGCGCCGCAGCCGCAGGCCTTCGTGCCGCCGCATCCGCCGACCCCTCAGCTCCCGCCGCAGGCCAACGGCCTCGCGACCGCCGGTCTCGTCGTCGGGATCATCGCCGCGGTGCTGTCCTTCATCCCGTTCGTCGGCACCGTCTCGTGGGTGCTCGCGCCGATCGGACTGGTGCTCTCGCTCGTCGGCCTCATCAAGTCCGGCAAGGCGCGCAGCGGGCGCGGGAAGTCGATCGCCGGCCTCGTCCTGGGCGTCGTCGCCCTGCTCATGTGCATTCTCTACACCGCCGTCTTCGTCGGGAGCGTCAATTCGGTGGCGCAGCAGAGCGCAGCCGTGCACCAGGTCACCTACGAGGTCACGACGGCCAAGAAGTCGAACGTGACCGTCACCTACAGCCAGTCGCAGAACGACGACCTCGCGATGGCCTCCGTCGCCGACGCGGCCGCGCCGTGGAGCGCCGACGCCCAGGTCTCCGGTCTCATGGGCCCGAACATGACGGCCACCCTCAGCCCGGACCTCGACAACCCCGGTCGCTCCGACACGATCACCTGCACCATCCGCGAGGACGGCGTCCAGGTCGCGCAGAACTCGGCCAAGGGCCCCAACGCCTCGGTCACCTGCGCGAAGTAG
- a CDS encoding VOC family protein translates to MSTVWPVLHYDDTEAALRFLVDVVGFAESVVVRDEVDDVVHAELAWPGGGTVLLGGTKHVGGAHSGLKAGALYLVTDDVDAVHDRLVAASADVVMAPHETSFAAGGPTRACSARDTEGNLLTFGTYRGGTPAKI, encoded by the coding sequence ATGTCGACCGTCTGGCCGGTCCTGCACTACGACGACACCGAGGCGGCGCTGCGCTTCCTGGTCGACGTCGTCGGGTTCGCCGAATCCGTGGTCGTGCGTGACGAGGTGGACGACGTGGTCCACGCCGAACTGGCCTGGCCCGGCGGCGGGACGGTGCTGTTGGGCGGGACGAAGCACGTCGGGGGCGCGCACAGCGGTCTGAAGGCGGGCGCGCTCTACCTGGTCACCGACGACGTCGACGCCGTGCACGACCGGTTGGTGGCCGCTTCCGCCGACGTCGTGATGGCACCGCACGAGACGTCGTTCGCCGCCGGCGGCCCGACCCGTGCGTGCTCCGCGAGGGACACGGAGGGCAACCTGCTGACGTTCGGCACCTATCGCGGCGGGACGCCCGCGAAGATCTGA
- a CDS encoding SPL family radical SAM protein: MAAPARPAATPRPHKPWAPKHVRVTRAAQEHAHADEIVRRCEALGCDDIELLKVDRITGVKGETERETYARAKATLAVVVSPDSARKLDPIPPSADWRVDLARGCPAHCQYCYLAGSLSGPPITRVYADLDRILANLDAYVGQGHVTSTSQARAHEGTTFEASCYTDPLGIEPATGSLAAAIAYVGTHSFPGPVQLRATTKFADVDPLLDLPHHGRTRLRFSLSPWPRYEGGTDPVGARVAALGTLASAGWPVGVTLAPIIPDGGWEVAYASLLEDVAAAVPADADLTIECITHRFTPGSRETLETWYPASKLEMDPEQRKEKRGKFGSVKHVYPNDVMDHLRSTITDQIEEQLPQARVLYWT; encoded by the coding sequence ATGGCCGCCCCCGCCCGTCCCGCTGCCACGCCCCGCCCGCACAAGCCGTGGGCGCCGAAGCACGTCCGCGTCACCCGTGCCGCGCAGGAGCACGCCCACGCCGACGAGATCGTCCGGCGCTGCGAGGCCCTCGGGTGCGACGACATCGAACTGCTCAAGGTCGACCGCATCACCGGCGTGAAGGGCGAGACCGAACGCGAGACGTACGCGCGGGCGAAGGCGACGCTCGCCGTCGTCGTGAGCCCGGACTCGGCGCGGAAGCTGGACCCGATCCCGCCGTCGGCGGACTGGCGCGTGGACCTCGCGCGCGGGTGCCCGGCGCACTGCCAGTACTGCTACCTCGCCGGGTCGCTGAGCGGCCCGCCGATCACCCGCGTCTACGCCGACCTCGACCGCATCCTCGCCAACCTCGACGCCTACGTCGGGCAGGGGCACGTGACCTCGACGTCGCAGGCCCGCGCCCACGAGGGCACGACCTTCGAGGCCTCCTGCTACACCGACCCGCTCGGCATCGAGCCGGCGACCGGTTCGTTGGCCGCGGCGATCGCGTACGTCGGGACCCACTCGTTCCCGGGTCCCGTCCAACTGCGCGCGACGACGAAGTTCGCGGACGTCGACCCGCTGCTCGACCTCCCCCACCACGGGCGCACGCGCCTGCGCTTCTCGCTCTCGCCGTGGCCGCGCTACGAGGGCGGCACCGACCCCGTCGGCGCGCGCGTCGCCGCACTCGGGACGCTGGCGTCGGCCGGCTGGCCGGTCGGGGTCACGCTGGCGCCGATCATTCCCGACGGCGGGTGGGAGGTCGCCTACGCGTCGCTCCTGGAGGACGTCGCGGCGGCCGTGCCGGCGGATGCGGATCTGACGATCGAGTGCATCACGCACCGGTTCACGCCGGGCAGCCGCGAGACGCTCGAGACCTGGTACCCGGCGTCGAAGCTGGAGATGGACCCCGAGCAGCGCAAGGAGAAGCGCGGCAAGTTCGGGTCGGTCAAGCACGTCTATCCGAACGACGTCATGGACCACCTGCGCTCGACGATCACCGATCAGATCGAGGAGCAGCTGCCGCAGGCCCGGGTCCTGTACTGGACCTGA
- a CDS encoding alpha/beta fold hydrolase — translation MPRPVVGKAWRMAIMENGDVRIHYEERGEGFPVLAFAPGGLQSAIEWWSAAPWDVPDALAGDHRVVLMDQRNAGESWAPVGPDDGWDSYTDDHLALLDHLGIERCHLVGMCIGGSFIANLIRRAPERVASAVVLQPIGLDGNRELFHGTFADFAEQQGEKHPETSESDWRSFRNHLYGADHVLFSVPDEAVATFEVPLLVFAGGDEPHPASASSMLADVAPNATLVERWKAAEYTEAARESIANFLAVHTPA, via the coding sequence TTGCCCCGACCCGTCGTCGGGAAGGCCTGGCGCATGGCGATCATGGAGAACGGCGACGTCCGCATCCACTACGAGGAGCGCGGCGAGGGGTTCCCGGTGCTGGCGTTCGCGCCGGGCGGGCTGCAGTCGGCGATCGAGTGGTGGTCGGCGGCGCCGTGGGACGTGCCGGACGCGCTCGCGGGCGACCACCGTGTGGTGCTGATGGACCAGCGGAACGCGGGGGAGTCGTGGGCTCCGGTCGGTCCCGACGACGGGTGGGACAGCTACACCGACGACCACCTCGCCCTCCTGGACCACCTCGGGATCGAGCGGTGCCACCTGGTGGGGATGTGCATCGGCGGGTCGTTCATCGCGAACCTGATCCGGCGGGCGCCGGAGCGGGTCGCCTCCGCGGTGGTGCTGCAGCCGATCGGGCTGGACGGGAACCGGGAGCTCTTCCACGGGACGTTCGCCGACTTCGCGGAGCAGCAGGGCGAGAAGCACCCGGAGACGTCGGAGTCCGACTGGCGCTCCTTCCGCAATCACCTCTACGGCGCCGACCACGTCCTGTTCAGCGTGCCCGACGAGGCCGTGGCCACCTTCGAGGTGCCGTTGCTGGTGTTCGCGGGCGGCGACGAGCCGCACCCGGCGTCGGCGTCGTCGATGCTCGCGGATGTGGCGCCGAACGCCACCCTGGTCGAGCGGTGGAAGGCGGCCGAGTACACCGAGGCGGCGCGGGAGTCGATCGCGAACTTCCTCGCGGTGCACACGCCGGCCTGA
- a CDS encoding DUF4334 domain-containing protein, translating into MTAVEDFTTLLARTPVTTDEALALFDSLDPVSVDEMIGQWWGSEFPTGHPMDGLLAATGWAGKRFDSADEVHPLLFWNADRSDVFAVDPALVPMNLPLPSGARKPWLHKVITLGRPVMGTSKYTARLRMTEYRGVSSATMIYDARPINDVFHRVDASTLLGCMDLRDAAPYFFVLRR; encoded by the coding sequence ATGACGGCCGTCGAGGACTTCACGACCCTGCTCGCCCGCACCCCCGTCACCACCGACGAGGCGCTCGCGCTGTTCGACTCGCTCGACCCGGTGTCGGTCGACGAGATGATCGGGCAGTGGTGGGGTTCGGAGTTCCCGACCGGCCACCCCATGGACGGCCTTCTCGCCGCGACCGGGTGGGCGGGCAAGCGCTTCGACTCGGCAGACGAGGTCCACCCGCTGCTGTTCTGGAACGCCGACCGCAGCGACGTGTTCGCCGTCGACCCCGCGCTCGTGCCGATGAACCTGCCGCTCCCGTCGGGCGCGCGGAAGCCGTGGCTGCACAAGGTGATCACCCTCGGGCGCCCGGTGATGGGCACGTCGAAGTACACCGCGCGGCTCCGGATGACCGAGTACCGCGGCGTCTCCAGCGCGACGATGATCTACGACGCGCGCCCGATCAACGACGTGTTCCACCGGGTCGACGCGTCGACGCTGCTGGGCTGCATGGACCTGCGGGACGCGGCTCCGTACTTCTTTGTGCTCCGCAGGTGA
- a CDS encoding glycosyltransferase, which yields MTDLQEAPTTTGSTSRPRALVVGPRAQARGGIGSVQHVLERYLPTHAELAVVTTHSDGPDRLGTMLRGTLAAARRIRRDRPDVVHLHVSQRASVLRKGLLGAVARHSGTRVVMHLHGSQFLDWFDALPRPARAVVRALLRPHRLVVLSESLRAPYRERLGVPAERVVALPNPVEWPAAVEGPDAGPVLALFLGRFGARKGVYDLVNACARLTPAQRARLRLVAAGDGEVDQVREAVATAGVGDVVEVAGWLDRAERDDLLRRAQLLVLPSSHEGLPMAVLEAMASGLTPVVTPVGALPELVHDGVNGALVPVGDPAALARTLGELVDDDELRAALGARARADAEAYAAPRWAERLAEVWASPR from the coding sequence GTGACCGACCTGCAGGAGGCCCCCACGACGACGGGCTCGACGTCCCGACCCCGCGCCCTGGTGGTCGGTCCCCGCGCGCAGGCCCGGGGCGGCATCGGGAGCGTCCAGCACGTCCTGGAGCGCTACCTGCCCACCCACGCCGAGCTCGCCGTCGTGACGACCCACTCCGACGGGCCCGACCGGCTGGGCACGATGCTGCGCGGCACGCTCGCCGCCGCCCGGCGGATCCGGCGGGACCGACCCGACGTCGTGCACCTGCACGTCTCGCAGCGGGCGTCGGTGCTGCGCAAGGGGCTGCTCGGCGCCGTCGCCCGCCACAGCGGCACGCGCGTGGTGATGCACCTGCACGGCTCGCAGTTCCTCGACTGGTTCGACGCGCTCCCCCGGCCCGCCCGCGCCGTCGTCCGCGCCCTCCTGCGGCCGCACCGCCTCGTCGTCCTCTCCGAGTCCCTGCGCGCCCCCTACCGCGAGCGGCTGGGCGTGCCGGCGGAGCGTGTCGTCGCGCTGCCGAACCCGGTGGAATGGCCGGCCGCGGTCGAGGGTCCGGACGCCGGGCCGGTGCTGGCGCTGTTCCTCGGCCGCTTCGGGGCGCGCAAGGGCGTCTACGACCTCGTCAACGCCTGCGCGCGCCTGACGCCCGCGCAGCGGGCCCGGTTGCGGCTCGTCGCGGCCGGCGACGGCGAGGTCGACCAGGTCCGGGAGGCGGTCGCGACGGCGGGCGTGGGCGACGTCGTCGAGGTCGCGGGCTGGCTCGACCGCGCCGAGCGCGACGACCTGCTGCGCCGCGCCCAGCTGCTGGTGCTGCCCAGCTCGCACGAGGGCCTGCCGATGGCGGTGCTGGAGGCGATGGCGTCGGGACTCACGCCGGTGGTGACGCCGGTCGGGGCGCTCCCCGAGCTGGTGCACGACGGCGTCAACGGCGCGCTCGTGCCGGTCGGCGACCCGGCCGCGCTCGCCCGCACGCTCGGCGAACTGGTGGACGACGACGAGCTCCGGGCCGCCCTGGGCGCCCGGGCCCGCGCCGACGCGGAGGCCTACGCGGCGCCGCGGTGGGCGGAACGGCTGGCGGAGGTGTGGGCTTCGCCCAGGTGA
- a CDS encoding TauD/TfdA dioxygenase family protein, which produces MDVTTLLDSGDPTGEVGTGRPRATPAIDLLEGRRLVRLPGDGPERCRDYAGFTLTPVGTALGAEVTGVDLGQPIDFGLRLELNRALLDWKVLFFPDQHISSAQQRAFARQWGELETNPLLEAGEDPSVVRFAKGGDGPQTYENIWHVDTSFRRAPAMGAVLRMITTPPFGGDTMWADMAAAYDNLAGEVRARIDDAVAVHDMVPGFARFLDADKLRKLEETFPPVTHPVVRIHPETGRRTLFVNGAFTTRIVGMEQAESDALLRHLFAQAHTPEYQVRYRWTEGTVAFWDNRSTQHYAVGDYGSHTRIAERVAILGGKPY; this is translated from the coding sequence GTGGACGTGACGACCCTCCTCGATTCCGGTGACCCCACCGGTGAGGTGGGCACGGGCCGCCCCCGTGCCACCCCCGCCATCGACCTCCTCGAGGGCCGGCGACTCGTGCGCCTGCCCGGCGACGGGCCGGAGCGGTGTCGGGACTACGCGGGCTTCACGCTCACCCCGGTCGGGACGGCGCTCGGCGCCGAGGTCACCGGCGTCGACCTCGGGCAGCCGATCGACTTCGGGCTGCGACTCGAGCTCAACCGGGCCCTGCTCGACTGGAAGGTGCTGTTCTTCCCCGACCAGCACATCTCGTCGGCGCAGCAGCGGGCGTTCGCCCGGCAGTGGGGCGAGCTGGAGACCAACCCGCTGCTCGAGGCGGGCGAGGACCCGAGCGTCGTGCGCTTCGCCAAGGGCGGCGACGGCCCGCAGACCTACGAGAACATCTGGCACGTCGACACGTCGTTCCGCCGCGCGCCCGCCATGGGGGCGGTCCTGCGGATGATCACCACGCCGCCGTTCGGCGGGGACACGATGTGGGCCGACATGGCCGCCGCGTACGACAACCTCGCAGGCGAGGTGCGGGCGCGGATCGACGACGCGGTCGCGGTGCACGACATGGTGCCCGGGTTCGCGCGCTTCCTCGACGCCGACAAGCTCCGCAAGCTCGAGGAGACGTTCCCGCCGGTGACGCACCCCGTCGTCCGGATCCACCCGGAGACCGGGCGGCGCACGCTGTTCGTCAACGGCGCCTTCACCACGCGCATCGTGGGGATGGAGCAGGCGGAGTCCGACGCCCTGCTGCGCCACCTGTTCGCCCAGGCGCACACCCCGGAGTACCAGGTCCGCTACCGGTGGACCGAGGGCACCGTGGCGTTCTGGGACAACCGCTCCACCCAGCACTACGCGGTGGGCGACTACGGCTCGCACACCCGGATCGCCGAGCGCGTGGCGATCCTGGGCGGCAAGCCGTACTGA
- a CDS encoding AurF N-oxygenase family protein, with protein MTILDRDATATRLLTASARHTLDPTIEVDWDAPVDPQGWAVPPERVSLYGTPLWDSLDADQQRTLARHEAASLLSVGLWFEVILMQMLVRHAYDLDLRRPHSQYALTEVGDETRHSVMFARAVDALGCPDYRPHGLLHRLGGVYGHIGSGASMFASVLVAEEATDRLQRESMHDERILPLMRAVARVHVVEEARHVRFAREELARIVPTLSRAELERERWTTALVSSEVVNSLWQARVYRSVGLSGRVGRNAATANPEHRATKRFMTEKVLGFLGEVGMIGGPSERIWKRAGLL; from the coding sequence ATGACGATCCTGGACCGGGACGCCACCGCGACCCGCCTGCTGACCGCCAGCGCCCGGCACACCCTCGACCCGACCATCGAGGTGGACTGGGACGCTCCGGTCGACCCGCAGGGCTGGGCCGTGCCCCCCGAGCGCGTGTCGCTGTACGGCACTCCGCTGTGGGACTCCCTCGACGCCGACCAGCAGCGCACGCTGGCCCGCCACGAGGCCGCGAGCCTGCTCTCGGTGGGCCTGTGGTTCGAGGTGATCCTCATGCAGATGCTGGTGCGCCACGCCTACGACCTCGACCTCCGCCGCCCGCACTCCCAGTACGCGCTCACCGAGGTCGGTGACGAGACCCGCCACTCGGTGATGTTCGCCCGCGCCGTCGACGCGCTGGGCTGCCCCGACTACCGCCCGCACGGCCTGCTGCACCGCCTCGGCGGCGTCTACGGGCACATCGGGTCCGGCGCCTCGATGTTCGCGTCGGTGCTGGTCGCCGAGGAGGCCACCGACCGGCTGCAGCGCGAGTCGATGCACGACGAGCGCATCCTGCCGCTGATGCGCGCGGTCGCCCGGGTGCACGTCGTCGAGGAGGCGCGGCACGTCCGCTTCGCCCGCGAGGAGCTCGCCCGGATCGTCCCGACCCTCTCGCGCGCCGAGCTCGAGCGGGAGCGCTGGACCACCGCCCTCGTGTCCAGCGAGGTCGTCAACTCGCTGTGGCAGGCGCGGGTCTACCGCAGCGTCGGCCTCTCCGGGCGCGTCGGCCGGAACGCCGCCACGGCCAACCCGGAGCACCGGGCGACCAAGCGGTTCATGACGGAGAAGGTGCTCGGCTTCCTCGGTGAGGTCGGGATGATCGGCGGCCCGTCGGAGCGCATCTGGAAGCGGGCCGGGCTGCTCTGA